Proteins from a genomic interval of Trifolium pratense cultivar HEN17-A07 linkage group LG6, ARS_RC_1.1, whole genome shotgun sequence:
- the LOC123891753 gene encoding uncharacterized protein LOC123891753, producing the protein MLITSQLVLSFCLIQWGFCAYICVGYPLITDAHNALHEKVLKKWWILGFGDNYSIDSVSKGRGSPAFLSANKCAEPVAGRGLHTFSYSLGIKQVIFGLHVYLFCVSVARTRV; encoded by the exons ATGCTCATCACAAGTCAGCTTGTATTGAGCTTCTGTTTGATACAGTGGGGATTTTGTGCCTACATTTGTGTTGGTTATCCCCTGATAACCGATGCTCATAATGCTCTCCACGAGAAG GTCTTAAAAAAATGGTGGATCCTAGGCTTTGGAGATAACTATTCAATTGATTCAGTTTCTAAG GGGAGAGGTTCACCTGCTTTCCTTTCAGCCAATAAATGTGCGGAACCGGTGGCAGGCAGAGGTTTACATACTTTTTCATACAGCCTTGGGATAAAACAGGTAATTTTTGGCTTACATGTGTATTTGTTTTGTGTATCTGTAGCACGAACGCGAGTATGA